The Candidatus Manganitrophus noduliformans genome includes a window with the following:
- a CDS encoding trehalose-6-phosphate synthase, which translates to MTKLLEAFPWELAFLFGLAGVVMASAHFLRKFLLRQLTASEDLGDLARRMGRLSYYWPSVLGVYVLLTHLPDQPRALKHADKLLDLYLFATGTLMAIEFSIWVIRRFLREKGIAAPISKSVFNGVYALFVLLGVLLLFLKIDFPISPILTVIGIGGLATVLAFQDTLSDTAAGYHLLAERRLRVGDRIRLHSGEEGTVLEVSWRTTRIQSPSGQTYLIPNRRIAHGVITTSSRDEIWDSAKVRQGIEANFSHRMLVLVSNREPYVHRWMDEEIRCDRPAGGLTSALDPVMQAARGLWVAWGSGDADRDAADAEGKVVVPPHQPAYTLKRIWLTEEEIDHYYHGFSNRFFWPLFHKAMDKVQFMEEDWRYYKEVNRRFAEAVLAETKGRDPIVWIQDYHLAHAPMILREQRPNATLSLFWHIPWPSYDVYRVAPCRKELLESLLCCDLLGFQTTFYRDQFLECVRQILNLPVDSGRGSISYRGRTVWVKAFPISIDAEGWIRLATIPQAEEEMKALRKRLALGAEGSIGIGVDRLEYTKALVERFNAIDLFFTRYPQFKKKFTFIQIASPSRTEMTDYRTYGETLLKTSQEINERHGVDGWKPLDYRPIYIPPETLAIYYRAADLAIISSFADGMNLVAKEFIASQTDERGVLLVSELAGVSDEMKGAFLINPYDVEGLAEAIKTSLGMPPSIKKVLMEEMREQIRVNNVYRWMGNIFEEIRRISG; encoded by the coding sequence ATGACTAAACTACTGGAAGCGTTTCCCTGGGAGTTGGCCTTTCTTTTCGGTTTGGCCGGCGTGGTCATGGCTTCGGCACATTTTCTCCGAAAGTTTCTACTGCGGCAACTCACCGCTTCGGAAGATCTGGGGGATCTGGCCCGCCGGATGGGGCGGCTCTCCTATTACTGGCCCTCGGTTCTCGGCGTTTATGTCTTGCTGACCCACCTCCCAGATCAGCCTCGGGCATTGAAACATGCCGACAAACTTCTGGACCTCTACCTCTTTGCAACCGGCACCCTCATGGCGATCGAGTTCTCGATTTGGGTGATCCGGCGCTTCTTAAGGGAAAAGGGGATCGCCGCGCCGATCAGCAAATCGGTCTTCAACGGGGTCTATGCTCTCTTCGTTCTCCTCGGCGTGTTGCTTCTTTTTCTGAAAATCGATTTCCCCATTTCTCCCATTCTCACTGTAATCGGCATCGGCGGCCTCGCCACCGTTCTCGCATTCCAAGACACCCTCTCCGACACGGCCGCCGGATACCACCTTCTTGCGGAAAGACGTCTTCGGGTCGGGGATCGGATCCGACTCCACTCGGGGGAGGAAGGAACCGTCCTGGAGGTTTCCTGGCGGACGACGCGGATTCAATCCCCCTCCGGACAGACCTATCTCATCCCCAACCGCCGGATCGCGCATGGCGTGATCACCACCTCCTCCCGCGATGAAATCTGGGACAGCGCCAAGGTGCGGCAGGGGATCGAGGCGAACTTCTCCCATCGAATGCTGGTCTTGGTTTCAAACCGCGAGCCGTATGTCCATCGTTGGATGGACGAAGAGATCCGCTGCGACCGTCCCGCCGGCGGTTTGACGTCGGCCCTCGATCCGGTGATGCAGGCGGCGCGCGGCCTCTGGGTCGCCTGGGGAAGCGGCGACGCCGATCGCGATGCGGCCGATGCGGAAGGAAAGGTCGTCGTCCCCCCCCACCAGCCCGCCTACACGCTGAAGCGGATTTGGCTGACCGAGGAAGAGATCGACCACTACTATCACGGCTTCTCAAACCGCTTCTTCTGGCCCCTCTTCCACAAGGCGATGGATAAGGTTCAATTTATGGAGGAGGACTGGCGATATTATAAAGAGGTCAACCGGCGTTTCGCGGAAGCGGTCCTCGCCGAAACCAAAGGGCGCGACCCGATCGTCTGGATTCAAGACTATCATCTGGCGCACGCTCCGATGATTTTGAGAGAGCAGCGGCCGAACGCGACCCTCTCCCTTTTCTGGCACATCCCCTGGCCTTCGTACGACGTTTATCGAGTCGCCCCCTGCCGGAAGGAGCTGCTCGAATCGCTCCTCTGCTGCGACCTGCTCGGCTTTCAAACCACGTTCTACCGAGACCAATTCCTTGAATGCGTCCGTCAAATCCTCAACCTTCCGGTCGACTCCGGACGGGGGTCGATCTCCTATCGCGGACGGACCGTCTGGGTAAAGGCCTTCCCGATCAGCATCGATGCGGAGGGATGGATCCGTCTCGCCACCATCCCGCAAGCCGAAGAGGAGATGAAAGCGCTCCGGAAACGGCTCGCCCTGGGGGCGGAGGGATCGATCGGAATCGGCGTCGATCGGCTTGAATATACCAAGGCCCTCGTCGAGCGCTTTAACGCGATCGACCTCTTCTTTACCCGCTATCCGCAATTCAAGAAAAAATTCACCTTCATCCAGATCGCGTCGCCCAGCCGGACGGAGATGACCGATTACCGGACGTATGGGGAGACCCTTCTGAAAACCTCCCAGGAAATCAACGAGCGCCACGGGGTCGACGGATGGAAACCGCTTGATTACCGGCCGATCTACATTCCCCCTGAAACCTTGGCGATCTACTATCGCGCCGCCGATCTGGCGATCATCAGTTCTTTCGCGGACGGAATGAACCTGGTGGCAAAGGAATTCATCGCCTCCCAAACCGACGAGCGGGGGGTGCTTCTCGTCAGCGAATTGGCCGGCGTTTCCGATGAGATGAAAGGGGCCTTCTTGATCAATCCATACGACGTGGAAGGTCTCGCGGAAGCGATCAAGACCTCGCTCGGGATGCCCCCCTCCATCAAGAAGGTCCTGATGGAGGAGATGCGGGAGCAGATCCGGGTCAACAACGTCTATCGATGGATGGGAAATATCTTTGAAGAAATCCGCCGGATCTCCGGATAA
- a CDS encoding TlpA disulfide reductase family protein, translating into MGLRLRTPIRPIAPVRGWINEAADVTASGGGPVDRTDSEAPATLIHFWGLSCPLCKEQMPTVRRWIEQFGPRGLRVIGVHTPLTRDDQDDVMVERMVRALALQHPIALDQEGEVASAYQVDAVPTYFIYDRDRLLRYRHTGYQAEKPVERMVERLLNEAEHKPAGDRPAA; encoded by the coding sequence ATGGGATTAAGACTGCGCACGCCGATCCGGCCGATCGCGCCGGTCCGCGGCTGGATCAATGAAGCGGCCGATGTCACGGCCTCAGGGGGAGGGCCGGTGGATAGGACCGATTCCGAGGCGCCGGCAACCTTGATTCATTTTTGGGGGCTGAGCTGTCCGCTCTGCAAAGAGCAGATGCCGACCGTCCGGCGGTGGATCGAGCAATTCGGGCCGAGGGGACTTAGGGTCATCGGCGTTCATACCCCCTTGACAAGGGACGATCAGGATGACGTGATGGTCGAACGGATGGTTCGAGCCCTTGCGCTTCAACATCCGATCGCGCTCGATCAAGAGGGGGAGGTCGCATCGGCCTACCAGGTCGATGCGGTTCCGACCTATTTCATTTACGACCGCGATCGGCTCCTCCGGTATCGCCACACCGGTTATCAGGCGGAGAAGCCGGTCGAACGGATGGTCGAGCGGCTTCTCAACGAAGCCGAACATAAACCGGCCGGAGATCGTCCCGCGGCGTAG
- a CDS encoding beta-lactamase hydrolase domain-containing protein, whose product MEIRKINEEVAFSGRLTAEELSALPRQGYRMLTEAALPEEIQEGERHKAKQAGLRYVEIPVNPHAWSEASFLLLEQLLFPQKSRPALICSPRGRRAGVLALVWDAIQRARTVEETEATAGQFGLSLPETAKEYLRKNSPAYEIQPKAPFPEALPFPEDDEVLPGDFHRPPGV is encoded by the coding sequence ATGGAAATCAGGAAAATAAATGAAGAGGTGGCTTTTAGCGGCCGGCTGACCGCGGAAGAATTAAGCGCCCTGCCGCGGCAAGGATATCGGATGTTGACCGAAGCCGCTTTGCCGGAAGAAATCCAGGAGGGGGAGCGGCATAAGGCGAAGCAGGCGGGACTCCGTTACGTCGAGATTCCGGTGAATCCTCACGCCTGGTCGGAAGCAAGTTTTTTGCTGCTGGAGCAGCTTCTCTTCCCTCAAAAATCGCGACCGGCGTTGATCTGCTCTCCCCGGGGAAGACGGGCGGGGGTCTTGGCGTTGGTCTGGGATGCGATTCAGCGCGCCCGCACGGTGGAGGAAACCGAAGCGACCGCCGGCCAATTCGGCTTGAGTCTTCCGGAGACCGCCAAGGAATATCTTCGGAAGAACAGCCCGGCCTATGAAATCCAGCCCAAAGCGCCCTTCCCCGAGGCGCTTCCTTTTCCCGAAGACGATGAGGTTCTCCCGGGTGATTTTCATCGGCCTCCCGGAGTGTAA
- a CDS encoding DUF302 domain-containing protein — MILDCRAPEAFGGGHIPGALNVGIGSAFPTWAGTVLPEGAKVLLVLEGPADLWEICARIRGAVHISGGELPDRIGEVPRDRPVAVICGSGYRSSVVSSLLKRAGREEIFNVLGGMGAWKRAGLPTESSSKHTRRRSLMKRQEYGIRTTLNVPYEEAIPRVTEALKKEGFGVLTEINVKETIKKKLDKEFPKYIILGACNPQLAYQALTNETEIGLLLPCNVIVYEREGKTVVSAQDPEAALSVVGNPAVAPVAKEARERLARVIQSLS, encoded by the coding sequence GTGATCCTCGACTGCCGTGCGCCCGAGGCGTTCGGCGGAGGGCACATTCCCGGCGCGCTCAACGTCGGCATCGGAAGCGCCTTTCCGACCTGGGCCGGGACGGTTCTGCCGGAGGGGGCGAAGGTCTTGCTCGTCCTGGAAGGCCCGGCGGATCTCTGGGAGATCTGCGCGCGGATCAGGGGGGCCGTTCACATTTCCGGAGGGGAATTGCCCGACCGGATCGGCGAGGTGCCCCGTGATCGGCCCGTGGCGGTCATCTGCGGCAGCGGTTATCGCTCCTCGGTGGTGTCGAGCCTTTTGAAACGAGCGGGCCGAGAAGAGATCTTCAACGTTCTCGGCGGGATGGGGGCCTGGAAGAGGGCCGGCCTTCCGACCGAGTCGTCATCCAAACATACGCGAAGGAGGAGCTTGATGAAGCGGCAAGAATACGGCATCCGGACCACGTTGAATGTTCCCTATGAAGAGGCGATCCCCCGCGTGACCGAGGCGCTGAAGAAAGAGGGGTTCGGTGTTCTCACCGAGATTAACGTCAAGGAGACGATCAAAAAAAAGCTCGACAAGGAGTTTCCGAAGTACATCATTCTCGGCGCCTGCAATCCGCAGCTCGCTTACCAGGCGCTGACCAACGAAACGGAGATCGGTCTGCTCCTCCCCTGCAACGTGATCGTTTATGAGAGGGAGGGGAAGACGGTCGTCTCGGCCCAAGATCCGGAGGCGGCCCTCTCCGTCGTGGGAAATCCGGCCGTGGCGCCGGTTGCGAAGGAGGCGCGGGAGCGGCTGGCCCGGGTGATTCAATCGCTGAGCTGA
- a CDS encoding DUF2892 domain-containing protein, translated as MIWPSTLRVPAHTDKEVNRKIEQTTIKKIASAALAGPAALDRRLAELEREWDIERTLEANAGFFSLLGLGLGRTVDRKWFLLPTVVAGFLFQHAVQGWCPPVPLFRRLGFRTRTEIDQERYALKALRGDFKNVPAITDEKLFAQIGALLQTVRR; from the coding sequence ATGATTTGGCCATCGACGTTGCGTGTTCCGGCCCATACCGATAAGGAGGTCAACCGGAAGATTGAACAGACGACAATAAAAAAAATCGCATCCGCCGCCCTGGCCGGTCCGGCGGCGCTCGATCGGCGTCTGGCGGAGCTGGAGCGGGAGTGGGATATCGAGCGAACGCTTGAAGCGAACGCCGGTTTCTTCTCTCTCTTGGGATTGGGGTTGGGAAGGACGGTCGATCGAAAATGGTTCCTTCTTCCGACGGTGGTCGCCGGTTTTCTCTTCCAGCATGCGGTTCAGGGATGGTGTCCGCCGGTCCCGCTCTTTCGGCGGCTCGGATTTCGGACCCGGACCGAGATTGACCAGGAGCGGTATGCGCTGAAGGCGCTTCGCGGCGATTTCAAAAATGTGCCGGCCATCACCGATGAAAAGTTGTTTGCCCAGATCGGAGCGCTTCTCCAGACCGTTCGACGGTGA
- a CDS encoding ferritin-like domain-containing protein, which produces MFMDKPFLTDIKTLRERARQHIENGAITPVYQGDVQTAVRILNEALATEIVCTLRYKNHYYMASGIHAQSVAQEFLEHANEEQMHADQIAERITQLNGKPDFSPQGLATKSHSEYIEADSLIDMIKEDLVAERIAIESYTEMVRYFGEKDPTSRRVMEEVLAKEEEHAQDLVTLLETLDQGLFKEKAA; this is translated from the coding sequence ATGTTCATGGACAAGCCATTTCTGACCGACATCAAGACCCTCCGTGAGCGCGCCCGACAGCACATTGAGAACGGGGCGATCACGCCGGTCTACCAAGGGGACGTGCAGACGGCCGTCCGTATTTTAAATGAGGCGTTGGCGACGGAGATCGTCTGCACGCTCCGGTATAAAAATCATTACTACATGGCGAGCGGCATCCATGCTCAATCGGTGGCCCAGGAGTTCCTGGAACATGCCAATGAAGAGCAGATGCATGCCGATCAGATCGCGGAGCGGATCACGCAATTAAACGGCAAGCCCGACTTTTCTCCTCAAGGGCTTGCAACCAAGAGCCACTCGGAATATATCGAGGCCGATTCCTTGATCGACATGATTAAAGAAGACCTGGTCGCCGAGCGGATCGCCATTGAAAGTTACACCGAGATGGTCCGCTACTTCGGTGAGAAAGATCCGACCAGCCGGCGGGTCATGGAGGAGGTCCTGGCGAAAGAAGAGGAGCACGCGCAAGATCTGGTCACCCTTTTGGAGACGCTCGATCAGGGACTCTTCAAGGAGAAAGCGGCCTGA
- a CDS encoding CBS domain-containing protein, with amino-acid sequence MKVKSQEVGQIRLAKPRFVKEYESAFDIAAELLDSGHAAIPVVTREGRVIGMVNDRDLLRVLPGPRRLEEIKAKEIMSRVPVMIDEETSLAEASKIMEDLQLQRLPVVREGILIGTITRHDLLRARLDWGMGVWE; translated from the coding sequence ATGAAGGTGAAATCCCAAGAGGTCGGCCAGATTCGTCTTGCGAAACCGCGCTTCGTCAAAGAGTACGAATCGGCCTTTGATATCGCCGCCGAGCTCCTCGACAGCGGTCACGCCGCGATCCCGGTCGTCACCCGGGAGGGGCGCGTCATCGGAATGGTCAACGACCGGGACCTGCTCCGGGTGCTTCCCGGTCCGCGCCGGTTGGAGGAGATTAAAGCAAAAGAGATCATGAGCCGGGTTCCGGTCATGATTGATGAGGAAACCTCCCTTGCCGAAGCGAGCAAAATCATGGAGGACCTCCAACTCCAGCGGTTGCCGGTCGTCCGGGAAGGGATCTTGATCGGAACGATTACCCGACATGATCTCCTTCGCGCCCGGCTCGATTGGGGAATGGGGGTGTGGGAGTAG